From the genome of Rhodothermus profundi, one region includes:
- the bioF gene encoding 8-amino-7-oxononanoate synthase, with translation MQWLAQQLQQLEAKGLRRQIRPLSSGGPYVEREGRRLLNLASNDYLGLSTDPRLTAAAREALARWGIGAGAARLVVGDRPVHDALEVALAALKETEAALVFPSGYAANVGVLSALAGPRDQIFADALNHASLNDGARLSRARFRYYRHRDLEQLEHLLRGPGPGRGGRRFIVTDAIFSMDGTIAPLAELAELAERYEALLIVDDAHGTGVVGPEGRGTAHHLGVAGRIPVQVATLSKALGVQGGAALGTRLLIDYLVHRARAFIYSTGLAPVLAAAALEAVRLVQSGEGARRRQRQQAHVARLKAGLEARGYTVRHEAPAPMLAVLVGSPAAALQLSAHLEAHGVLAPAIRPPTVPPGTSRIRLAPMAIHTDDDIEAALAAFPEADQLKRHAA, from the coding sequence ATGCAGTGGCTCGCTCAACAGCTCCAGCAGCTTGAAGCAAAGGGCCTGCGCCGGCAGATTCGTCCCCTTTCCAGCGGGGGCCCCTACGTGGAACGCGAGGGGCGTCGTCTGCTGAACCTGGCCTCGAACGACTATCTGGGGCTGAGTACCGATCCCCGCCTGACGGCAGCTGCCCGCGAAGCGCTGGCGCGCTGGGGCATCGGGGCCGGTGCTGCCCGGCTGGTGGTGGGCGACCGGCCGGTACATGACGCCTTAGAAGTGGCCCTGGCTGCCCTGAAAGAAACCGAGGCGGCGCTGGTCTTTCCGAGCGGGTACGCGGCCAATGTCGGGGTGCTTTCGGCGCTGGCCGGCCCGCGCGACCAGATCTTTGCTGACGCGCTCAACCATGCCAGCCTGAACGATGGTGCGCGCCTGAGCCGCGCCCGCTTCCGCTACTACCGCCATCGTGATCTGGAGCAACTCGAACACCTGCTGCGCGGGCCAGGCCCGGGCCGCGGGGGCCGTCGGTTTATCGTAACCGACGCTATCTTCAGCATGGACGGCACGATAGCCCCTCTGGCAGAGCTGGCCGAGCTGGCCGAACGCTACGAAGCCCTGCTCATCGTGGACGACGCGCACGGCACGGGGGTCGTGGGCCCCGAAGGCCGGGGCACGGCCCATCATCTGGGCGTGGCTGGCCGGATTCCCGTCCAGGTGGCCACCCTATCGAAGGCGCTGGGCGTGCAGGGAGGTGCTGCCCTGGGCACTCGTTTGCTTATCGACTACCTGGTGCATCGTGCCCGGGCGTTTATCTACAGCACCGGACTGGCCCCTGTGCTGGCCGCTGCAGCCCTGGAAGCCGTCCGGCTGGTTCAGTCTGGCGAAGGCGCGCGCCGACGCCAGCGCCAGCAGGCGCATGTCGCGCGGCTGAAGGCCGGCCTCGAAGCCCGAGGCTACACCGTTCGGCACGAAGCGCCCGCGCCCATGCTGGCCGTACTGGTCGGGTCACCCGCGGCGGCGCTCCAACTGTCGGCCCACCTGGAGGCGCACGGCGTGCTGGCGCCGGCCATTCGTCCACCTACCGTCCCGCCCGGAACCAGCCGCATTCGTCTGGCCCCCATGGCCATCCATACCGATGACGACATCGAAGCCGCGCTGGCCGCTTTTCCGGAAGCAGATCAACTGAAACGCCATGCTGCCTGA
- a CDS encoding biotin--[acetyl-CoA-carboxylase] ligase, translating into MKDAALLAYLSETFTSGSVLAQRLGLSRVAVWKQAHRLQAAGYPVEVVQGQGYRLRPGSPAPHLLHARLQGRFGRAYRYLGRTTSTQDALRAWAEAGAPEGAVVLAEQQTRGRGRRGRSWVSPPGAGLYFSVLLRPRLPLTELLRLSLAAGIALAETAEVGGLKWPNDLLAPDGRKLAGVLVEAELRGEEVRFLLLGIGLNVHAAPLPPEATYLEAYRPGLRRVDLLAKLLARLEYWSERLTDAAAICTAWSRYSYTLGRPVRIDTPAGLVEGVAEALASSGALQVRLADGTLRTISAGDVALLSPVSANHPPNLPA; encoded by the coding sequence ATGAAAGATGCAGCGTTGCTGGCCTATCTGAGCGAGACGTTCACGAGCGGCTCGGTCCTGGCCCAACGGCTGGGGCTCAGCCGCGTAGCGGTCTGGAAGCAGGCGCACCGGCTGCAGGCGGCCGGCTATCCGGTCGAAGTGGTCCAGGGGCAGGGTTACCGGTTACGTCCGGGCAGTCCCGCCCCGCACCTGCTGCACGCACGGCTTCAGGGGCGCTTTGGCCGGGCCTATCGCTACCTGGGGCGCACCACCAGCACGCAGGATGCGCTGCGGGCCTGGGCCGAAGCCGGTGCGCCAGAAGGCGCCGTCGTACTGGCCGAGCAGCAGACCCGTGGCCGGGGACGGCGCGGGCGTTCGTGGGTCAGCCCGCCCGGCGCTGGCCTGTACTTTTCGGTCCTGCTGCGCCCCCGGCTGCCGCTTACCGAACTGCTCCGGCTGTCGCTGGCCGCCGGGATAGCCCTGGCCGAAACAGCCGAAGTAGGCGGACTCAAATGGCCCAACGACCTGCTGGCGCCTGACGGACGCAAGCTGGCCGGTGTGCTGGTGGAAGCCGAGCTGCGAGGGGAAGAGGTGCGTTTTCTCCTGCTGGGCATTGGCCTGAACGTCCACGCGGCACCGCTCCCGCCAGAGGCGACCTACCTGGAGGCCTATCGGCCGGGTCTGCGGCGGGTGGACCTGCTGGCGAAGCTGCTGGCGCGCCTGGAGTACTGGTCCGAACGGCTGACGGACGCTGCTGCGATCTGCACGGCCTGGAGTCGCTACAGCTATACGCTCGGTCGCCCGGTCCGCATCGACACGCCCGCAGGCCTGGTCGAAGGCGTGGCCGAAGCCCTTGCCTCCTCCGGCGCCCTGCAGGTCCGGCTGGCCGACGGCACGCTGCGAACGATCTCGGCCGGCGACGTTGCCCTCCTATCCCCTGTTTCCGCCAACCATCCACCGAACCTACCTGCATAA
- the bioB gene encoding biotin synthase BioB, protein MEIAWDQLVADALQDRPPAREVARALLQLPDEETLRLVEAAWRVRRHFFGNRVKVNVLLNAQSGLCPEDCHYCSQSRLSKAPIPRYRMLSVEEILARARQAYAAGAQRFCIVTSGRGPHRRELETVLEATRRIKAELPLEICACMGILDETQARLLKEAGVDAYNHNLNTSARHYERICSTHTYEDRVRTVQIALKAGLQTCTGVILGMGETDEDVLDMAYALREAGATSIPVNFLIPIKGTPLGEGQTVRHLTPWACLRYLSVFRFVNPRAEIRASAGRELHLRSLQPLALMVANSLFLGDYLTEKGQAAEADWQMIEDLGFVPETPQPARSHAVARSTAPAA, encoded by the coding sequence ATGGAAATTGCCTGGGATCAACTGGTTGCCGATGCACTCCAGGACCGTCCGCCTGCGCGGGAAGTGGCCCGCGCCCTGCTTCAGCTTCCCGACGAAGAAACGTTGCGGCTCGTCGAGGCTGCCTGGCGCGTGCGACGTCACTTTTTTGGCAACCGGGTCAAGGTCAACGTACTGCTGAACGCGCAGAGTGGCCTCTGCCCCGAGGATTGCCATTACTGCTCCCAGTCGCGCCTCTCAAAGGCGCCGATTCCGCGGTACCGCATGCTCTCGGTCGAAGAAATCCTTGCCCGGGCCCGTCAGGCCTACGCGGCCGGCGCGCAGCGCTTCTGCATCGTCACCTCGGGTCGGGGGCCGCACCGGCGCGAGCTGGAGACCGTCCTTGAAGCCACGCGCCGCATCAAAGCCGAACTGCCGCTGGAGATCTGCGCCTGCATGGGCATTCTGGACGAAACCCAGGCCCGCCTGCTCAAAGAAGCCGGCGTGGACGCCTACAACCACAACCTGAACACCAGCGCGCGCCACTACGAACGCATCTGCTCGACGCACACCTATGAAGACCGCGTGCGCACGGTACAGATCGCCCTCAAAGCCGGATTGCAAACCTGCACCGGCGTAATTCTCGGTATGGGTGAAACGGATGAAGACGTGCTCGATATGGCCTACGCGTTGCGAGAGGCCGGGGCCACGTCCATTCCGGTCAACTTTCTAATTCCCATCAAGGGCACCCCGCTGGGAGAAGGGCAGACCGTCCGCCATCTGACCCCCTGGGCCTGCCTGCGTTATCTCTCGGTGTTTCGCTTTGTGAATCCTCGCGCCGAGATCCGGGCTTCGGCGGGCCGCGAGCTGCACCTGCGCAGTCTCCAACCCCTGGCGCTTATGGTGGCCAACAGTCTCTTTCTGGGCGATTACCTGACCGAAAAAGGTCAGGCAGCGGAAGCCGACTGGCAGATGATCGAGGACCTGGGCTTTGTGCCCGAAACGCCGCAACCTGCCCGTTCCCATGCAGTGGCTCGCTCAACAGCTCCAGCAGCTTGA
- a CDS encoding 3-oxoacyl-ACP synthase III family protein: MLPEVSFAERPLSQTPAPVDLRAAVLGVGAALPARRETSAETERRLGLPAGWIVRRTGIRERPMVRPDEATSDLAVRAGAAALQQANLPPETIRLLLLATSTPDHLLPPTAPIVAHRLGLTRAGAIDLAGACSGFLYALTLADSYVRLQQTHVLVVGANVLSRRINPNDPRTSALFADGAGAVVLGPVHASRGIVASWLGADGASWQDLYIPAGGSRLPLTPERVARGEHLMHLQNGPALFRKAAAGMAEAGRRVLAQAGLTLADVAWWIPHQANHRLIEEARRQLGIPASRTINVVERIGNSSAATIPLALALEAHRFQRGDLLLLTAVGAGLLSAAILLQW; encoded by the coding sequence ATGCTGCCTGAGGTCTCATTTGCCGAACGTCCCCTGTCTCAGACACCTGCACCTGTTGACCTGCGCGCAGCGGTGCTGGGAGTTGGCGCCGCCCTTCCGGCCCGACGCGAGACAAGCGCCGAAACCGAACGTCGGCTGGGATTGCCGGCAGGCTGGATCGTCCGACGCACCGGCATCCGAGAGCGGCCGATGGTGCGTCCGGATGAAGCTACCAGTGATCTGGCCGTCCGGGCAGGCGCAGCGGCCCTGCAACAGGCCAATCTGCCCCCCGAGACCATCCGCCTGCTCCTGCTGGCCACGAGCACGCCCGACCATCTCCTTCCACCGACGGCGCCTATCGTGGCCCACCGGTTGGGGCTTACGCGCGCCGGCGCCATCGACCTGGCCGGCGCCTGCAGCGGCTTTCTGTATGCCCTGACGCTGGCCGACAGCTACGTGCGCCTGCAACAGACCCATGTGCTGGTCGTTGGGGCCAACGTGCTCAGCCGCCGCATTAACCCGAACGACCCCCGAACGTCTGCGCTTTTTGCGGACGGCGCCGGAGCCGTTGTACTGGGCCCTGTGCACGCCTCCCGGGGCATTGTGGCATCCTGGCTGGGCGCCGATGGGGCCAGTTGGCAGGACCTCTACATTCCGGCCGGCGGCAGCCGCCTCCCGTTGACTCCCGAACGCGTCGCCCGCGGCGAACACCTGATGCACCTGCAAAATGGCCCAGCCCTTTTCCGAAAAGCCGCCGCCGGCATGGCCGAAGCCGGCCGCCGCGTGCTTGCACAGGCCGGTCTGACGCTTGCCGACGTAGCCTGGTGGATCCCTCACCAGGCCAACCATCGCCTGATCGAAGAAGCCCGGCGGCAGCTCGGCATCCCGGCCAGCCGAACCATCAATGTCGTCGAACGCATCGGCAACAGCTCGGCCGCTACCATTCCGCTGGCACTGGCCCTCGAAGCTCACCGCTTTCAGCGCGGCGATCTCCTCCTGCTCACCGCCGTCGGCGCTGGACTGCTCTCGGCCGCGATCCTCCTTCAATGGTAA